The DNA window AGGCAAAGTGTTAAAAATGTACATGAAAGGATTGCCATTCGAAGACAAAGTTgaccttctctctcttctctgtagCAAATATCAGTAAGAATACTCTTGCAATAATACACACAAACGAATCACACTGAGTGCCTCTCGGTGTAACGACATGCATACATGGTTTTGAttgtctcttctttcttttcttcgtGCTTTTCCAGACGTGTTCTGAAGTGACAATGTATTTTGTACATGGGGATGAATTCTCGCTCTCACGCcgcttaaaaatgtttttttgttgtttttttttgttgtgttttcggATTTCATGTGCTGTTGATCATTTTTCACGTGGGTTGATGTCGAAGGGTTTCCGATGTATAGGTTTTAAGAGTGTACATGtcaccccccctcaccctgTTTCTGAAACTGGGACGTTTCTTTCGCGTTGATCTCGGACGGTCAGTAAACTCTCGTGGATGATGTTGCAGAACTGTTCACCTGcacacgtttttttgttgttttattttttgtctttttattcctTCTGATTAGACGAGCAGAAAATCCAAGTGTCTTCATTTTCTGTCCgtgcttctttctctttctttctttttttactcgACTGAGAACGGAAGATTTGCTAATGCGTTGTATATTAagtatttgtatgtgtttgtaaaACAGGTATACAACACATCTGGATTTCTTTAATGTTCTGTGTTCAATGTGCCCTCAGTCTGTTTTGGGGTATCTTAACATGAAGGGTGGGTGGAGCAGGGGTGGTTTCCTTTTCCCATGCAAAAGCAGTGAAAACGATGGGGAAAGCCGAAACTAGTGTGTGGTTGTCACAAATTTCTAAGTCACACGTTTGCTACTGATGTTAAATGGGGACAGATGATCATGTACCTTTTTATCCAGCTCTTTTGAACTCTCTTTAGCAGGTAGTCTATTCACAAACGTAGTTTTGCTCCTTCTTGTCTGAttcttaaatatgaaaataagtattttgattcattttgtaaatacagctgtaaagaaaaataagaaatttaatGTTGTCTTTTAAATACTTTTCATTCTAATATGAATGTTGTTATATTGTACTTAGAAACTGTACCTTTAATATTACCTTTATTAAAAGTGCATTGGACACATCGATTTTAGATGTGCTTTATGTGCTGTTATCCCATAATAAAATTTACCGCTTGTAATGGGCTTTTTCCTCCTGATTGTTTATCTGTCTCTGTTgtctgctctctctttctgggtCTTTTTCAGACAAATTAAACATACCTCATGTCTTGGAGCAGCGGTAGCTTTATTTAATCTACCTTGCCTAAATAGTTCTTTAATATTAAATCAAACCTGGCAACCTTACGCCACTGGAAAGTACGTTGTTGTTCAGTTAGGTCAATACTTTGATCTGAAAATGGACGACTGGCaaagaaaatctgaataaatgtcCAATACATGTTAAATGATATTTTAATCCTCATTATTGTTGTGATTATCAACACTGaatacatcaaaacaaaaaatgtgtatgATACAGTTAATTCTGACAGTAATGTAATGTACTTTTAAATGGAGTGAAACAACACATGGAACAGAAATCAGTAACTTGAGTACAAATCTGTAGCAAAGGTACAGACAATGTTTCTTATACGACAAAGTCTGTTCCcctctaattaaaaaaaaaaaaaaaaagtccattgcTTTACTGAATGACTCAATATCCCTGCAAGGAATATACATTTTTCATCAAATTTATTCATGTAATACATTTACAATTCTGATAAGGAATTAGGAATTACAATGTGGAAAAAGTTGTagaataatttttaattttaaatcacatttttcctGTGTCACCTTaaaatgcaccgatcagccacaacattaaaaccactgacaggagaagtaaataacaccgGCCATCTAGTGACAATATACTGTTCTGCTgggggaacttttggacctgtcatcCGTGTGGAtttttacttagacatgtgccacacatctagaccagaccaggcaccctccACCCCGTCGCAATTACacgccttgatggcagcaggatgcagcctgacacaggcaaaAATGGTTAagacacaactaaaaaaaaaaaaaaaaaaaaaaaacatgaacaacagcacaagctgttgaTTTGGTctgcaaattcactagatccctcccctcaaccgATAGGACCCAAaactcccccactaacaacatgtttccagacaccacaggacactctcaaaaggccaatgtccattctctgatgagtcacaactgttttgacaCACAattgcacaatattaggaagatggtcatactTTTACTGCCAATATAAAttccaaagaaaatgaaaagtgttttgatttagtttggtctcagacattGAGGTTATTGTCTCAGACAGGTGTGAATATGAGAATCTAGCAGCTAGAGATCCAGCTTGGTTGCCTTTAAGTGTCAGTTCTGGAGCTGGGAATTAACTGATCCCCAGAGTGCAACTAAAGCCCATAGCTTAAAGACAGACCTGTAGTAGACTGTGGCTTTCATTGGGACCGAGCCTCTGAGAATAACTGCAACCAAAATGCTCAGCCAAGGTTTGTTGGGCAAGAACAAGGGTTCTTCAGTTAGTGATTTCAGGAGACTGAGTGTTTGTAATTAAGAGCTTTGTTGCCGGCAATAATGTCGCAACATGTGCATTCCTGTGGGGAGTTCGTTAGTGTTTTGAGTAAATAGTGATGGTAATGGAAAAGTTATTTCTGTCAACCTGCAGTTCCCGATCCTCCTCCAGTGGGTGGCGGTGATGCACCGCAAGCAGGTTGCCACAAACTGTCAATTCAGTTGGAAGAAGAAGCGCGTCATTTCCTAGCTACCGACGTAAACATCCGTCACACGATCACAGaaacttaaatgttttaactCCTAGGGAGTGCTAACGGTGGCAATAATGGAGCTGGTATGGTAAGTAACATTTTCACTGCCTTGTATCCCAGATGATACTGTGTGACAGCTGAAGCAATTTAATGAATgacatacatatatttaactTCATGCTAGCTACGTCGTTCGCTAACTTGGGCTCACTCATGTGTGTTTTGGCTAACAGCTAGACGTGCTAACCGAACGGTCTTCATCTGCTTGTTCAATAAAAGTGTATTTAACCTAACCTAAGGTGACCAGATTTATGAGATGAAgtccagggacatttacagcaaaaataattgaattttatcaagatgaaatgaagaaacagagacaattgcggtttgctttatttttgacatatttattcatatttaactcACTACCGTAATatttgtagtctgcgcgcaatgCGCTTTATttccggctaccgtaataacagGTATCGTAGTCTGTGCGCATCATTTTGTGTCttattcataaaatgctaaaattgaGTAGATATTTGTTGACAGCTTTAGCCGGAGGACAagtccaaaacggggactgccCCTAGAAATCGgagacgtctggtcaccctgattttgtgtgttttctgtctgtacaAAGTCAAAACCGTGGTGGAACAAACCAGGATGCATCAAGGCCAACATAAACTAACTAGCCTGCTGGTTAAGCTGAAAGTATTGGCGATATTTTTGACTCCTAGCAGTTTAGCTGAGCCATACACATATCTCGTGTGGTTTTGTTACTGGCAAACTAATGCTGATGTGCGCATTCATCATATCACGTTTGCATGTGGGGGTCACTACTAAAATATTAGCAGCAGGACTTTTTGTGATCTTGTAATTAGAAGGCAGAAACCTGTACTCGCGTTTTGTGTATAACTCAGAAATATTAGTAATTGCATAATTGTTGATGATAATTACACTATTGTAGTAGCTGTAGTGTTTGTGACCATAAGTTGATGGTTATTCGGTCGTAGCAAGATTTGTTGAGATAAGATTTAGAAATAATTATGGCTCTGGTCATTTTTTCACCAACCTATTGAAATGGAGTTACTGACTTCAGGTCACACTTAATACAGGTATGTAGATATTTGTTCAGTAGTGGTATATGTCATTAGATATAGTAACTAAGTGAGTACATTTGTcacaacaggaacaggaagacGTTTCTTTATCTTCTATGTGAAAAGAAGTCTCAGTATAGAGGCATGGCTCTGCAGAGCTGTTTGGGGAAAATATTTGCTCTGTGATAACATTTACTTTCTCCTTTTAATTTAAGGGAGGACGATCCACTCCCTGAAGCTCCTTTCTTTACCAGAGATCAGTATGACAAATATTCCCTTGCACCTAATATCAGAGAACTCTGGGCCTTTCTCCAAAGGTATGtcaacaaataaatgtttaagtgaTGCCCCTCTGGTGCATTTTCACTGTGTACATAACTAGTGAGTGtttatttgacatgttttttgttttgtccctcTCCAAGTCCTTCAGAGAATGGCAGCATAAAACAGGAGTGTGATGTTCAGCCTGCCAAAGCCTCGTGCTCTTCCTCCATACAAGAATCTGTGGAGTCTAAAGATAAGAGTGAGACTGAGGCTGATGATGCCTATCCCGAACCTAGGTTTCCCTTCCCTTGTATGTCTAGCCTTTCCAGCCAAGAACAGAGGATATATGTTGGGTTTTTAAAGAGCAAGAAAACTCGACATCCTCCACAGGTAACAGCATATGCTTCTTAATGATCTTCAAAAAAGTAGATAACCGTAGTTCCATTACTTTATCAAATGATCTGGTCTAATATTTCAGAGTCTGCAAACGAGAGTAAACAATGAAGTGATGCAGTTCATGAGGTACCTGCAAGATGTGGCTAAAATATGCGCTGCTGACTACAGCTTCATCTCACAAGGAGCTTTGCAATACTCGGAGGTACTGATGCTACAACCTGTCATCAGCTCTGTGCGTTTTATGTCCATAAGCAGTAAAATATTAAttgcagatttgtttgttttttttaggagtTCTTCAAGGGCTGTTTAGAGTGCATTAAGACAGTTCCTCAGCTCTATCAGATCCATGAGATGACCAGTTTGACAGGAGGAACGTTCAATCCAGGACTAGCGCTGACTTTTGAGAAACAGCTTCTAACCATGGTAATGCGCATTATGAAGGGCATTTCATATACTGCGGATTTTCAGAAATGTCACTGTCCGGTTTTTATGCACCCTTTCAACGTtcaaagtattgaattgcagaATCAGTCTTACGGTGTTGATTAACTCCTCCTGTTTCCGTGTCTGTACGCTTTATTTCTCCAGGGCAAAGTGAATATTACAGACCATGAGATAGTGCCTGCTGATGCTCAGCTTGCATCGGATTATCAGAGTGTTTCATCAGAGAATCCTCCAGCTAAAAAAGCTAAGGACATGCATGCTGTAAGCAATTGTCTCGCTTTTTTAATTGCTCCAATAAAGTAAGTCACAGAGATGTTTTAGTGCTAGAATGGGATTCATGACCGCAGGTCTGTTGTAACTTAAtttcagctgctgcagttttCGCCAGAGACACCAGAGGGTGGTCATGTCTTGCTCAGCAAAACCAGTGCTAATTGTGTTTCTGGCAGAAGCCAGGCCAGGCTTTCATTTATTATAGACCACAGGTGTTAAACATAAGGCCCCTGGGCCAAAAgcagcccaccagagggtcaAATCGGGCCTGCAACGTAAATGTGGAAAtcacatagaagactgcaatttttaaatgaaaataactctTATTTCTAAAaagtccactgttttagtcagagaagtggacagaacacaacacctggacaaaacagcagataaaaatGAGGCCAAATTGCacttaaatttatttatttttgaatgatgatgattaaagaCAAACATCATCcaaatttacttgtttttctttgcactgaaacaaattgAAGGAAATCTGGACTTGtcattacttataggttattattctgttatgttactgggCCGGCCCACTTgtgatcaaattgggctgtttgtggcccccgaactaaaatgagtttgacacccctgttaTGAACAGTTGTTCAGCTGCttgtattcatttaattaattcagtAGATGTCGTAGTAGCGTGATctcttcttgtttctctctCCAGACGATCAGTAGTGATGGGAATGCTGAGAGACTGGCTGCTTGTTATGAGCCTCATGTCTGTCTGACTCGTGATGCTTTAGTCAGGCTGCTAGACAACCATGGCCCCGATTTTGAGGAGCAATGGGAACTGCCTGTTTGGGTGAAATTAAGCCCAGGAAAAGGTACGACGTCTTCAGTTGGCTGCTCAGACAGTCGTGGTGGAAGTTAACTGAACTCGAGCCAATTTAACATTTGCTTCCAATTTTTGGTTTCCTCTATTGCTATTTGCTTTCTGCTCTTATGCTAAAAGGGCGAAACAAActattcatcattatttaaaacatttgttaaactgtaacacacacagtacactgttaccttaaaaaaatacaacacagaTTTGCTGTGGTTATCAGTGACACCATGTTCATATGCCTACATGCTTTAGGAGATGAGAGAATAGAAATAGTAATATGAAGTGACTTTCTGTTGTTCTCAGCAGATTTGAATTTTGAAAGCATCAACAACAATGGGCCCACGTAGTATCTAGTAAAATATAGCTTGTGATGGcatgttttaatattaaaatagcTTCATTAGAAGGATTCATACATGATACTTGATATGAAGACAGATTAATGAGAGAGTTTTGAGATTctatcattcatttttgtttaaatgaatcGATCTGAGACAAGTCTCATTGTGTACTGATACTGAGCAGCCTCATGGTGGTGCTGTTTCACATAGTCCTTTATCTTGTATATCCTTCAGCTCGCAGTCAGAGGAAGACAGTGTTCATAGACTCTCCTCTACTGAAGACTGAAATGACCGTGCGAGAGAGGAGTCACATCTACCACGAGGAGAGTCTGAAGCTCTCCGTCACCAACAATGGAAGTGTGAATGCGTTCCGTTTAATGACAGAGTCTCTTCTGAGTGAGCAGCAAACCTCACTGGTATGTCAATGCTGAAACAGACATGGTCCTGTATATGTGATATGATGTTCTTGTTTGGCCAGGGCAATCATTCTTGCTTTTCCTAAATTAGGAGAGCTGCAAGAGAAACATCATGTCTTCTGAAAACAGGGGTCTTGATTTTGATGTGGACCTCACAGACCTGGAGACATTTGGAGAGACGCCTTCTAAAAGGTCCGTGATGCAGGAGACACAGAAGGAAAGGGCTGGATGCGTCGAAAGCAAAAAAGACACTTCCCTGCTTTCAAGTAAGAGGAAAATAAGTTCTCAAGAAGAGGTGAGCAGCTCGTCTGTGAATGATCCCATCACAGAGCCAGCTGTGCCGGCTGTGAGTGATACAGTCATACAGAAGACCGACCCAACGAGCGTTGACTCTGCCCAGGAAAGTGATGAAAACCTCACTTTTGCAGGAGACTCAGACGATGAGAAGCTGGTCATTGATGATTCTTTGTCTCCAGCAGTAACGCCTGCGAAACTACCTGACCCTCAGGCTGCAGCGTTCTCCACAAACACTCCAGATACACCTGCATCTGAGTCTACACCTGAGTCATCCCCTCATAAAGTTACTAGGTGCAAAAGACAAAGCAAAAGAGCAAAGGTTTCAGAGGATCAGCTAGGGGAGATCCTGCGCATGCAGACGGCCATGTTCAAGCATAACAACGAATCACCCAAATGCTCCAAGTCACCATCCCGAAGCACAGCACCGGTAGTTCACTCTCATCCTACATCCCTGGTAAAAGCCTGTGTGTCCTCGTATTTGGAAAGAAACCAAAATGAGGACGGCGAGACCTGTGCTGCTAGTGACTCTTCAGCTCTCAACGTTAATACTACAGAGCACAAAAGTTAGTGCCAGCAGAATTTCATTTTGTAAGATTTAAATTGTGTCTGTATGACTTGACTAATGATTattgacatacacacacacacagaaatactttCAGAAGATCTCCAGGCTAGTGCTGAAGATGAACAAGACTACGAGGCTCCAGCAGACGGGAACCTGCTTTACAAGCTCTACAGTCTGCAAGACTTACTGCTCTTGGTGCGCAGCTCTGTGTCATTAACCCATACCAGAAAAGTTGGCAACAGTCAAAACCAGGTATACGTATCAGTACAGCGTGTCCCCCAGAAGTTCATTTTTATGTTGACACATAAAAGTAATATATGCagcaactttatttatttacgatTGTTTTATAGTTCGTGCCGGTGCACGTCTTGCCGAAGCTGGAGTACCAGTTGAGCTACGGGGTTGAGTGTTTAACCAGAAGTGAAGCGTGTCAGCTGTGGACAGAGACATTACTCCACTCCAGCACAGTTTCTTACACTGGTAAAAAGTTCACAGTTGCATGCATGCAATCCTACTAATTCTCTTAAAATCAAGTCACCTAAGTTACTGAAACCGCTTTAATTGAAAGGTAAAAGGAGTAGCCCTTTGGTCGTTCATTCTTCAGCATACACCGATCtgccataacatcatgaccaccgaCAGGGGAAATttaccatcctgtgacaatttaatgttctccttacttagacatgtacgccccacctagaccagaccaggcacccccaccccagagcagccatccctagcaggatgcagcctgatacagacacacaaaaacgctttaggaacaacaacaaaaaaaaacatgaaaaacagcacaaggtgtcactagatcccaaactgatcaagtatctgtgggatgtactggaacaagcatgattcacagagacccctcccctcagaaggcccatgcccattctctgatgagtcacaactatgttggaggcaaaagggagacctacacaatattaatcaggtggtcataatgttatacctgattggTGTAAGTGCCAAACACTTAGCCAAAGTAACATTTATGGGCCTTAAAAGCTGAGTTTTTCTTCCCTTCCTCACTGTGTTCAGCAGAGTCCACGAGGCAGATCCTCCCACAAACCAGTGGAATAGTCCGTAGATGACTCACCATCCTGCTGTGACCATGTAGTGGTTAGGTTTACTTTGTTGCCATGACTACAGCCACAACTAACTGTGGGGAATTACATAGATTGCCATGTGCAGAGTTcagataaatgttgttttgagcTTCAATTACGTTTCTATAAATGCATGTTGCCACTATACATGTGCCGCTTACCTGTGACTAAAGATTCAGGGAAAGACCCCGCCTGTTTTCTGTACAGGATTAATTGAATTGTTGACTCTAGTAGCTGCGGCATAATGACGTTTTATGTGTCTAAGGTAATGAAGCCTCACCAGAGAGGGAGTAAAATCCTATACGAGGCAACTGAGAATGTTGTAAGAAATCTtgtaatagaaagaaaaaaaacatttctgttatttgaaaaaatataGAACATCTTTACATTAGTTGGATTACGCAACAAGCGCAGTAGTTCCTTTGTTATTTAGAGGTTCGTAGTTCATCATGTGGTTTATCATGTGGCATTTCACAACTGGGTATGGTTTATGGACGTGTTTGCAGGCTCTGTGACGCTTCATAATTGAAGAAAGTCACTGTTGAAATAGGCAGGACTTAGCAGCTGGAGTGGGGGACAGGAAAGAAGTGGAGACCCGCATGCAATCCGTACCACCCACTCAAGAACATAACAATACCGGCAAATCACCTCAGACTAATTACTCCGTAAGCGCTGGGATTGGCATGGATGATGAAGTGAAGCTCTTGATGTGCACACTCGCTGTCTCCCGTTCTCCCAGTTTATCTTTcaacctcttcctcctcctgtagcTCACATCAACGCGCACACATCAAAAGTGGCTCTGCTGAGAAAGCTGCCTGACGACTGGAAACAGAGCCTCTCCTGTGGTTTCAAGTGAGTGTGGATGGAATGGGTGTGTGCAGATGATTAGGATTAACCCACTCGCCCCAGAATGATAACTTTCAGGTTTTCGAGGTTTTGTCGTTTTGAGAGTCAGTGAGTTTATCCGTCTCATTCAGTAATCACCTCCAGTTTTGTTGGCGTTGAAATTTGGATCAACCAAAGGACATAGACTGAACCTTGGTGATATCTCTTTTCCATCCACAGGATTTCCAAGTCACTGAATATACTGCACCACCTACTAAAAAAGCTAACTGGGTGAGTTGTTAAGGACATTCATCATCTGCAAATATGTGAACTTTGTAGGATTGCTCtcaattaaatgaatgaatggcagaTTGGATCTTAAACTGTTTAATTAAGAACTAtattgtgcagataaaacacCTCTTACTTTATtggagcaattaaaaaaaaaaaatctgtgctcGTCTTTCTTCACACTGTGTTTGAGCccatgacattttcaccagtTCACTATGACTTCCAATAAAACTCCTTTCATGTTGGTGCTGGAGAATTACGCAACGGATTACTCAACAGCACACAACAGACGTGTCACCTTCTGCTTTCTTAAGACTGTTTGCCTTCATTCCAGTCATCATTCATGCGGGAATTGAGAAAGCTTTGCAATGCTACAACATGTTTCAGTGCGTAAGTTTTGACTGAGACACACCCTCTGTGACTTTCTAGGTTAGAAGAAGGCCAGTACCTGATCGCACACAAAGCGGGAGAACCGTTTGTGACCCTCTTAAAAGCGGCTAATGGAAAAGTGAGTCGGGGCGCATACGACTTGCAGCAGGTCCACGGCTCCGTCCCACAACCCCCGGCGTCAGGCCCCGTCCCCTGGATACCTGTTGATCCGGCTGTGGTCCTTCCCTTCCACCAGAAACACGGCCGGGTCCCCTGCACCTTCCCACCAAAACCCTTCCAAATGGTGTGTATTTGATTTTCTGAATGTAGTTCCTGTTTGACAGGAGGCAGcgtggaaaaaaatacaacaacagactTGGACACATAACGGTAATGACATGAAAGTTCGCTGGAAGCGAGTGTTAACTGGTTAATACTGAGGAAGTACACACCCtccttagacacacacacacacacacacacacacaagaacattCTTATCAATCAAGCTGAACTAGCTGctgcatagttttttttatgagccCAACACTAACAATAGGGACAATAGTGAGCATCCAGAGCAGCTCAACAGGTCTTATTTGTGTCGTCTCTGAGACATTCATGGGATGCCTGTCTAATTTTCAACATAATAATGATGTTAACACATCTTTCAACTTGACAAACAGCAGCGGAAAGGGATGTAATAACAGTTCTTCAGTTCTTTCAACTGGTGTTTGTAGTTCAGAGGACGATGTTTTCAGGTGGAATTTAACATGTTATATTAATGCTACGCTATGTTTTCCCCTCCTCTGTGCTACCAGACTGCAAACAATGGGCCGCCGCACTCCAACAGCCACGGAGTCGGGCAGAAGAACAACTCGAAAGCTCAGGGCAACAAGAAGAAGGGCAAAAATCGCGCAGCCAAACGTaacaaatatatgaaaaaactCATTCAGATGTCTGTTTGAAATcctctgtttaatttaatgtcatT is part of the Mugil cephalus isolate CIBA_MC_2020 chromosome 10, CIBA_Mcephalus_1.1, whole genome shotgun sequence genome and encodes:
- the ice2 gene encoding little elongation complex subunit 2, whose protein sequence is MELVWEDDPLPEAPFFTRDQYDKYSLAPNIRELWAFLQSPSENGSIKQECDVQPAKASCSSSIQESVESKDKSETEADDAYPEPRFPFPCMSSLSSQEQRIYVGFLKSKKTRHPPQSLQTRVNNEVMQFMRYLQDVAKICAADYSFISQGALQYSEEFFKGCLECIKTVPQLYQIHEMTSLTGGTFNPGLALTFEKQLLTMGKVNITDHEIVPADAQLASDYQSVSSENPPAKKAKDMHATISSDGNAERLAACYEPHVCLTRDALVRLLDNHGPDFEEQWELPVWVKLSPGKARSQRKTVFIDSPLLKTEMTVRERSHIYHEESLKLSVTNNGSVNAFRLMTESLLSEQQTSLESCKRNIMSSENRGLDFDVDLTDLETFGETPSKRSVMQETQKERAGCVESKKDTSLLSSKRKISSQEEVSSSSVNDPITEPAVPAVSDTVIQKTDPTSVDSAQESDENLTFAGDSDDEKLVIDDSLSPAVTPAKLPDPQAAAFSTNTPDTPASESTPESSPHKVTRCKRQSKRAKVSEDQLGEILRMQTAMFKHNNESPKCSKSPSRSTAPVVHSHPTSLVKACVSSYLERNQNEDGETCAASDSSALNVNTTEHKKILSEDLQASAEDEQDYEAPADGNLLYKLYSLQDLLLLVRSSVSLTHTRKVGNSQNQFVPVHVLPKLEYQLSYGVECLTRSEACQLWTETLLHSSTVSYTAHINAHTSKVALLRKLPDDWKQSLSCGFKISKSLNILHHLLKKLTGLEEGQYLIAHKAGEPFVTLLKAANGKVSRGAYDLQQVHGSVPQPPASGPVPWIPVDPAVVLPFHQKHGRVPCTFPPKPFQMTANNGPPHSNSHGVGQKNNSKAQGNKKKGKNRAAKRNKYMKKLIQMSV